In Phenylobacterium koreense, one DNA window encodes the following:
- the groES gene encoding co-chaperone GroES codes for MAFRPLGDRVLVKRVEEEEKTKGGIIIPDTAKEKPQEGEVVAVGPGARDDSGKIHALDLKAGDRILFGKWSGTEVKIDGQDLLIMKESDVLGVVE; via the coding sequence ATGGCGTTTCGTCCTCTGGGAGACCGCGTCCTCGTGAAGCGCGTCGAGGAAGAAGAGAAGACCAAGGGCGGGATCATCATCCCCGACACCGCCAAGGAAAAGCCGCAGGAAGGCGAAGTCGTCGCCGTCGGCCCCGGCGCCCGTGACGACAGCGGCAAGATCCACGCCCTCGACCTGAAGGCCGGCGACCGCATCCTGTTCGGCAAGTGGTCGGGCACCGAGGTCAAGATCGACGGTCAGGACCTGCTGATCATGAAGGAAAGCGACGTCCTCGGCGTGGTCGAATAA
- a CDS encoding VOC family protein, which yields MLDHLGLTVSDFKAARAFYDQALAPLGIGVVMEVSPEQTGGSAHAGYGEAGRPDFWIGTGGSASGHVHVAFTAKDRASVDAFYAAAIAAGGRDNGPPGLREHYHPNYYGAFVLDPDGHNIEAVCHAG from the coding sequence ATGCTCGATCATCTTGGTCTGACCGTCAGCGACTTCAAGGCGGCGAGGGCCTTCTACGACCAGGCGCTGGCGCCGCTCGGCATCGGCGTGGTGATGGAGGTGAGCCCCGAGCAGACCGGCGGCTCGGCCCACGCCGGCTATGGCGAAGCGGGCCGGCCGGACTTCTGGATCGGGACCGGCGGAAGCGCCAGCGGCCACGTGCACGTGGCCTTCACCGCCAAGGACCGGGCGAGCGTCGACGCCTTCTACGCCGCGGCGATCGCCGCCGGTGGCCGGGACAACGGCCCGCCGGGCCTGCGAGAGCACTATCACCCGAACTATTACGGGGCCTTCGTCCTCGATCCCGACGGCCACAACATCGAGGCCGTCTGCCACGCGGGGTGA
- a CDS encoding acyl-CoA dehydrogenase family protein has translation MTADRPQSSFTLTPQDELNDLRMSDKAMPLLNKVREFIKDVVQPMSEEFHRLGEGKTDIWSYAPGQLEVLEAAKDKAKAAGLWNFFLPDAHTGEGLSNLDYAYIAVELGKNPMSSEVMNCAAPDTGNMEVLERVGTPEQKEKWLKPLLEGKIRSAFAMTEVNAASSDAKNINTRATLVGDEYVINGEKHYISGAGDPRCKVMITMVQTSPDGPPHLRQSQILVPTDAPGLKIVGPMNVFGDPDAPHGHMHIVFDNVRVPASNMLLGEGRGFEISQLRLGPGRIHHCMRAIGQAEKALDLLVNRGLTREAFGKPIIQLGGNIEIVSRARIEIEAMRLMVLKAAKAMDVLPREEARIWIHMVKAMVPERVCKIIDQAIQMHGALGVSQKTPLARMYTSTRTLRLADGPDEVHHMVVGRHEVRRFREMPQDPSTAAVFRN, from the coding sequence ATGACCGCGGACCGCCCCCAATCCAGCTTTACGCTCACCCCCCAGGACGAGCTCAACGACCTGCGGATGTCCGACAAGGCCATGCCGCTGCTGAACAAGGTTCGCGAGTTCATCAAGGACGTGGTCCAGCCGATGAGCGAGGAATTCCATCGCCTGGGCGAAGGCAAGACCGACATCTGGAGCTACGCGCCGGGCCAGCTCGAAGTGCTGGAAGCGGCCAAGGACAAGGCCAAGGCCGCGGGCTTGTGGAACTTCTTCCTGCCGGACGCCCACACCGGCGAGGGCCTGTCGAACCTCGACTACGCCTATATCGCCGTCGAACTCGGCAAGAACCCGATGTCGTCGGAAGTGATGAACTGCGCCGCGCCCGACACCGGCAACATGGAAGTGCTCGAGCGCGTCGGCACGCCCGAGCAGAAGGAGAAGTGGCTGAAGCCGCTGCTCGAAGGCAAGATCCGCTCGGCCTTCGCCATGACCGAGGTCAACGCCGCCTCGTCCGACGCCAAGAACATCAACACCCGCGCCACACTGGTCGGCGACGAGTACGTGATCAACGGCGAGAAGCACTACATCTCCGGCGCCGGCGATCCGCGCTGCAAGGTGATGATCACCATGGTGCAGACGAGCCCGGACGGCCCGCCGCACCTGCGCCAGTCGCAGATCCTGGTGCCCACCGACGCGCCCGGCCTGAAGATCGTCGGGCCGATGAACGTGTTCGGCGATCCGGACGCGCCGCACGGCCACATGCACATCGTGTTCGACAACGTGCGGGTGCCGGCCTCCAACATGCTGCTGGGCGAAGGCCGCGGCTTCGAGATCAGCCAGCTTCGCCTGGGCCCGGGCCGTATCCACCACTGCATGCGCGCCATCGGCCAGGCCGAGAAGGCCCTCGACCTGCTGGTCAACCGCGGCCTGACCCGCGAGGCGTTCGGCAAGCCGATCATCCAGCTCGGCGGCAATATCGAGATCGTCAGCCGCGCGCGCATCGAGATCGAGGCCATGCGCCTGATGGTCCTGAAGGCGGCCAAGGCGATGGACGTGCTGCCGCGCGAAGAGGCCCGGATCTGGATCCACATGGTCAAGGCGATGGTGCCCGAGCGCGTCTGCAAGATCATCGACCAGGCGATCCAGATGCACGGCGCCCTGGGCGTTTCCCAGAAGACCCCGCTGGCCCGGATGTACACCTCGACCCGCACCCTGCGCCTGGCCGACGGCCCGGACGAGGTGCACCACATGGTGGTCGGCCGCCACGAGGTCCGCCGCTTCCGCGAGATGCCGCAGGACCCGTCCACCGCGGCGGTGTTCCGCAACTGA
- a CDS encoding sulfite exporter TauE/SafE family protein: MALPAALFVIAAAFLTATLSGVFGMAGGLVLMGVLPLVMPVSAAFVTHGLLQLASNGWRAALHSRHVRWGIVGWYAAAAAVAAGVVALISVVPSKPVLYLLMGLVPGLLWLPQRWIRLDAANPPQAFVSGLMVTGLNLTAGVSGPLLDIFFVRTGLTRHAIVATKAATQVFSHLSKILVYGTPLLTNPNKDLPPWWMFAIAVPLSMAGTVVGGRILDRMSDVNFRNWTRWIVSGIGALYLVQAAQLFLRG, translated from the coding sequence ATGGCCCTGCCCGCAGCGCTCTTCGTCATCGCCGCGGCCTTCTTGACGGCGACGCTGTCGGGGGTGTTCGGCATGGCCGGCGGGCTGGTGCTGATGGGCGTGCTGCCGCTGGTCATGCCGGTCTCGGCCGCCTTCGTGACCCATGGGCTGCTGCAACTGGCGTCGAACGGCTGGCGGGCGGCGCTGCACAGCCGGCACGTTCGCTGGGGGATCGTCGGCTGGTACGCAGCGGCCGCGGCCGTGGCGGCGGGGGTGGTGGCGCTGATCTCGGTCGTGCCCTCCAAGCCGGTGCTCTACCTGCTGATGGGGCTGGTGCCGGGCCTGCTGTGGCTGCCGCAGCGCTGGATCAGGCTGGACGCGGCCAATCCGCCCCAGGCCTTCGTCTCCGGCCTGATGGTGACGGGCCTGAACCTGACGGCGGGGGTCTCCGGCCCGCTGCTGGACATCTTCTTCGTCCGCACCGGCCTGACCCGGCACGCGATCGTGGCCACCAAGGCCGCGACCCAGGTCTTCTCGCACCTGTCCAAGATCCTGGTCTACGGCACGCCGCTGCTGACCAATCCGAACAAGGACCTGCCGCCCTGGTGGATGTTCGCCATCGCCGTCCCGCTCTCGATGGCCGGGACGGTGGTGGGCGGGCGCATCCTCGACCGGATGAGCGACGTGAACTTCCGCAACTGGACGCGGTGGATCGTGAGCGGGATCGGGGCGCTGTACCTCGTCCAGGCGGCGCAGTTGTTCCTGCGGGGGTGA
- a CDS encoding SDR family oxidoreductase: MGLLDGKVAIITGAGGGLGEAYAKLFAKEGASVVVNDLGGPRDGSGSDKGAAQKVVDDIIAAGGKAVANADDVSTMQGGENILKAALDNFGQIDILVCNAGILRDKSFANTSEQDWDLVVKVHLKGTYCCTMPVWKWMKDNGKPGVIIMTSSTSGLYGNFGQSNYGAAKAGIYGFMRVLSIEGRKYGIRVMGLAPGAFTRMTADLPGRQGQEPDPMSLPENVAPGVLFMASDLAADHTGKVLGVSSRGVREIKMVQTEGYNPGRPYTAQDVAEHASQVFFAETKERTAASA; encoded by the coding sequence ATGGGTCTGCTCGACGGCAAGGTCGCCATCATTACCGGCGCGGGCGGCGGATTGGGCGAAGCCTACGCCAAGCTTTTCGCAAAGGAGGGCGCGTCGGTCGTGGTCAACGACCTGGGCGGGCCGCGTGACGGCTCGGGCTCCGACAAGGGCGCGGCTCAGAAGGTCGTCGACGACATCATCGCGGCTGGCGGCAAGGCGGTCGCCAACGCCGACGACGTGTCCACCATGCAGGGCGGCGAGAACATCCTGAAGGCCGCCTTGGACAACTTCGGCCAGATCGACATCCTGGTCTGCAACGCCGGCATCCTGCGCGACAAGAGCTTCGCCAACACCTCCGAGCAGGACTGGGACCTGGTGGTGAAGGTCCACCTCAAGGGAACCTACTGCTGCACCATGCCGGTGTGGAAATGGATGAAGGACAACGGCAAGCCCGGCGTCATCATCATGACCTCCTCGACCTCCGGCCTCTACGGCAACTTCGGCCAGTCGAACTACGGCGCGGCCAAGGCCGGCATCTACGGCTTCATGCGCGTGCTCTCCATCGAGGGACGCAAGTACGGCATCCGCGTCATGGGCCTGGCCCCTGGCGCCTTCACCCGCATGACCGCCGACCTGCCCGGCCGCCAGGGCCAGGAACCTGACCCCATGTCGCTGCCCGAGAACGTCGCGCCCGGCGTGCTGTTCATGGCCTCCGACCTGGCCGCCGACCACACCGGCAAGGTGCTGGGCGTCTCCTCCCGCGGCGTGCGCGAGATCAAGATGGTCCAGACCGAAGGCTACAACCCCGGCCGCCCCTACACGGCCCAGGACGTCGCCGAACACGCCTCGCAGGTGTTCTTCGCCGAAACCAAGGAACGCACCGCCGCCAGCGCCTGA
- the tadA gene encoding tRNA adenosine(34) deaminase TadA, with the protein MRIALAAAQDAASRGETPVGAVVVDPATGKVIAVGANGPIGAHDPTAHAEIVALREAAKKLGNYRLTDLTLVVTLEPCAMCAGAISHARIGRVVFGAEDPKGGAVVHGPRFFEQPTCHWRPAVTGGVLAEESSALLKSFFQARRKKKG; encoded by the coding sequence ATGCGCATCGCGCTCGCGGCGGCGCAAGACGCTGCGTCACGCGGAGAGACTCCTGTCGGCGCCGTCGTCGTCGATCCGGCGACGGGCAAGGTCATCGCCGTGGGCGCCAACGGCCCCATCGGGGCGCACGATCCCACCGCCCACGCCGAGATCGTCGCCCTGCGCGAGGCTGCGAAAAAGCTCGGCAATTACCGCCTGACCGACCTCACCCTGGTGGTCACCCTGGAGCCCTGCGCCATGTGCGCCGGGGCCATCAGCCACGCCCGCATCGGCCGCGTCGTCTTCGGGGCCGAAGACCCCAAGGGCGGCGCCGTCGTCCACGGCCCCCGCTTCTTCGAACAGCCCACCTGCCACTGGCGCCCCGCCGTCACCGGCGGCGTCCTGGCCGAAGAAAGCTCGGCCCTGCTGAAAAGCTTCTTCCAGGCCCGCCGCAAGAAGAAGGGCTGA
- a CDS encoding pseudouridine synthase, whose translation MIHDPQRNDETASGQGERVAKALARAGVASRRDVEKLIEEGRVALNGQVLTTPAVKVEPGDILTVDGEVVDAAEPTRLFRYHKPVDLLTTHRDPQGRPTVFDALPPGLPRLISIGRLDINSEGLLLLTNDGELARALEQPTTGIVRRYRVRARGRVTQADLDKLQDGVTVEGVKYGPIDAKIDKAKDGPQGANVWITVTLAEGKNREVRRVLKSVGLEVGRLIRMSYGPFVLGSLPIGQIEEVGPRVIREQLAEHIAPENLPNGDRPSFKAPKAPAGAHAVHDGTGRRGAGARPEGEAEAKKKPAYKEGWARPKVEIKSPAVKRRRAPRPGEEQAPAVPVAPRRRSSRIPGDTPGSIRTYSPGDPLAPPPPARPAPKRKAPPRAAAAGPARTERFEKGPRREGPPRGDGPRTKGATLIERGPRNVDGKPARPRGAAGPRGEGRGDAPRAWGGPPRGPRSDAPRGERSARPDFRGEGRPPREGRPEGRAEGRPPRDDTRPRSGPPKGPPKGRGGPGGPRFDGPRSAGPRSEGPRHDGPRPSGPRAGGPRSGGPRSGPRPGGPRGPKRDD comes from the coding sequence ATGATCCACGACCCCCAACGAAACGATGAGACCGCCTCCGGTCAAGGTGAGCGCGTCGCAAAGGCTCTGGCGCGAGCAGGCGTAGCCTCTCGGCGAGATGTCGAAAAACTCATTGAGGAGGGCCGTGTGGCCCTCAATGGCCAGGTGCTGACCACCCCCGCGGTGAAGGTGGAGCCGGGCGATATCCTGACCGTCGACGGGGAGGTGGTGGACGCCGCCGAGCCCACGCGGCTGTTCCGCTATCACAAGCCGGTGGACCTCCTGACGACCCACCGCGACCCGCAGGGGCGGCCGACGGTGTTCGACGCCCTGCCGCCGGGCCTGCCGCGGCTGATCTCGATCGGGCGGCTGGACATCAATTCCGAAGGCCTGCTGCTGCTGACCAACGACGGCGAGCTGGCCCGGGCGCTGGAGCAGCCGACGACCGGAATCGTGCGGCGCTACCGGGTTCGGGCCCGCGGCAGAGTGACCCAGGCCGACCTCGACAAGCTGCAGGACGGCGTGACCGTCGAGGGCGTGAAGTACGGCCCCATCGACGCCAAGATCGACAAGGCCAAGGACGGCCCGCAGGGGGCCAACGTCTGGATCACCGTCACCCTGGCCGAGGGCAAGAACCGCGAAGTGCGCCGGGTGCTGAAGTCGGTGGGCCTGGAGGTCGGGCGGCTGATCCGCATGTCCTATGGCCCGTTCGTGCTGGGCTCGCTGCCGATCGGCCAGATCGAGGAGGTCGGCCCGCGGGTGATCCGCGAGCAACTGGCCGAGCACATCGCGCCGGAAAACCTGCCCAACGGCGACCGGCCCTCGTTCAAGGCCCCGAAGGCTCCGGCCGGCGCCCACGCGGTGCATGACGGCACCGGCCGCCGTGGCGCGGGCGCGCGTCCCGAGGGCGAGGCCGAGGCCAAGAAGAAGCCGGCCTACAAGGAAGGCTGGGCGCGTCCGAAGGTGGAGATCAAGTCGCCGGCCGTGAAGCGCCGCCGGGCGCCGCGTCCAGGCGAGGAGCAGGCGCCGGCCGTCCCGGTGGCCCCGCGCCGCCGCTCGTCGCGGATTCCGGGGGACACGCCGGGCAGCATCCGCACCTATTCGCCGGGCGATCCGCTGGCTCCGCCGCCGCCCGCGCGGCCAGCCCCCAAGCGCAAGGCCCCGCCGCGCGCCGCCGCCGCGGGTCCGGCCCGGACCGAGCGCTTCGAGAAGGGCCCCCGTCGTGAGGGACCGCCGCGTGGCGATGGGCCGAGGACCAAGGGCGCGACCCTCATCGAGCGCGGCCCGCGCAATGTCGACGGCAAGCCCGCCCGCCCGCGCGGCGCCGCCGGGCCTCGCGGCGAAGGGCGTGGCGACGCGCCCCGCGCCTGGGGCGGCCCGCCGCGCGGCCCGCGCAGCGACGCGCCCCGCGGTGAGCGTTCCGCGCGTCCGGACTTCCGCGGCGAGGGACGCCCCCCGCGCGAAGGGCGTCCGGAAGGGCGCGCCGAAGGCCGGCCGCCGCGCGACGACACGCGTCCGCGTTCGGGCCCGCCGAAAGGCCCGCCCAAGGGCCGCGGTGGTCCTGGCGGCCCGCGCTTTGATGGGCCCCGCTCCGCTGGCCCGCGATCCGAGGGGCCTCGTCATGATGGTCCGCGTCCGAGCGGCCCGCGTGCTGGTGGCCCCCGCTCGGGCGGTCCGCGCTCCGGACCGCGCCCAGGCGGCCCGCGGGGACCTAAGCGGGACGACTGA
- the rsmD gene encoding 16S rRNA (guanine(966)-N(2))-methyltransferase RsmD, with the protein MRIVSGEFRGKAIVTPQGDRTRPTSDRARQAIFNILEHAAWSPGLRDKRIIDLFAGSGALGFEALSRGAAFCLFVETDEQARGAIRQNVDAMGLFGRTRVHRRDATDLGQRPGADGPAFDLAFLDPPYGKGLGETALAKLAAGGWLAPGAVVMFERGADEADFEVEGFTKLDARDYGAARVHFLRFGLPAAD; encoded by the coding sequence ATGCGCATCGTTTCGGGAGAGTTCCGCGGCAAGGCCATCGTCACGCCGCAGGGTGACCGCACGCGCCCGACGTCCGACCGGGCGCGGCAGGCGATCTTCAACATCCTCGAGCACGCGGCCTGGTCGCCGGGCCTGCGGGACAAGCGGATCATCGACCTGTTCGCAGGGTCCGGGGCGCTGGGCTTCGAGGCCCTGTCGCGGGGCGCGGCCTTCTGCCTGTTCGTCGAGACCGACGAGCAGGCGCGCGGCGCGATCCGCCAGAACGTCGACGCCATGGGCCTGTTCGGACGCACGCGGGTGCATCGCCGGGACGCCACCGACCTTGGCCAGCGGCCTGGCGCCGACGGTCCGGCCTTCGACCTCGCCTTCCTCGACCCACCCTATGGCAAGGGGCTGGGCGAGACCGCGCTGGCCAAGCTGGCGGCCGGGGGCTGGCTGGCTCCCGGGGCGGTGGTGATGTTCGAGCGCGGCGCCGACGAGGCCGATTTCGAAGTCGAAGGTTTTACGAAGCTGGACGCGCGCGACTATGGCGCCGCGCGCGTCCACTTTCTGAGGTTCGGCCTACCAGCCGCGGACTGA
- a CDS encoding YjhX family toxin: MNISKPQQRTLHALAQGGRIIIERDDRGDLIAAECVTRDGWTLSDCDLAVFKSLKKKRMIASRNGQPYQITREGLVNLRSQLDNRTSVRGW, encoded by the coding sequence TTGAACATTTCCAAGCCGCAGCAACGTACGCTGCACGCCCTGGCCCAAGGCGGCCGGATCATCATCGAACGTGACGATCGCGGCGACCTGATCGCCGCCGAATGCGTCACCCGCGACGGGTGGACGCTCTCCGACTGCGACCTCGCCGTCTTCAAGAGCCTGAAGAAGAAGCGGATGATCGCCAGCCGGAACGGCCAGCCCTACCAGATCACCCGCGAGGGCCTGGTGAACCTGCGCAGCCAGCTCGACAACCGGACCTCAGTCCGCGGCTGGTAG
- a CDS encoding ATP-binding protein has protein sequence MTAVLLDLIQPLAAISPETQGQHVYDRFQAEPDTLAIAVVDEAGRPVGLVERHAFFVAMAAHYGRALYALRPISLLMNPDPLVAEGDTRVAEFCGEVLADRASEVMKGFVVVSGGRYAGVGSSLSLLQATNAANRAHAEEMTRLAQTLDRAKQEAQAALSAKSQFLAVMSHEIRTPLNGVLAIADILQRKLSEPELKPYVTTIQDSGQTLLRLLTDALDLSRADAGQLELAEDSFCVPALLDDLSALWTARAELKGLSLEFAYEGAAGQWALGDVVRIKQVFNNLIGNALKFTQAGGVKVRLAARRQDIHVLIEGEVRDSGVGVPADRLERIFQPFSQTEAGVREGGAGLGLSICRQLVVQMGGEIHVVSDGGGATFRFSFPLFDLPEPTLEEIAAEPDLSGGAGGLHILIADDNATNRLVAETLCEMFGCTTECVEDGEQAVAAAATGRFDLVLMDIKMPNMDGVAATRRIRGLAGAAAQVPILALTANADPWDAAGYLAQGMDGVVEKPIKAERLLGAINAVFEDEAPSAAMAG, from the coding sequence ATGACCGCCGTGCTTCTCGATCTGATCCAGCCCCTGGCGGCGATCTCGCCGGAGACCCAGGGGCAGCATGTCTACGACCGGTTCCAGGCCGAGCCGGACACCCTGGCGATCGCCGTGGTGGACGAGGCCGGCCGGCCGGTCGGGCTGGTGGAACGGCACGCCTTCTTCGTGGCCATGGCGGCGCATTATGGCCGGGCGCTCTACGCCCTGCGGCCGATCTCGCTGCTGATGAACCCCGACCCGCTGGTGGCCGAGGGCGACACCCGGGTGGCCGAGTTCTGCGGCGAGGTGCTGGCCGACCGGGCCAGCGAGGTGATGAAGGGCTTCGTGGTGGTCAGCGGCGGGCGCTATGCGGGGGTGGGCTCCAGCCTTTCGCTGCTGCAGGCGACGAACGCCGCCAACCGCGCCCATGCCGAGGAGATGACCCGGCTGGCCCAGACCCTGGACCGGGCCAAGCAGGAGGCGCAGGCCGCGCTCAGCGCCAAGTCGCAGTTCCTGGCGGTGATGAGCCACGAGATCCGCACGCCGCTGAACGGGGTGCTGGCGATCGCCGACATCCTGCAGCGCAAGCTGAGCGAGCCGGAGCTGAAGCCCTATGTGACGACCATCCAGGACTCCGGCCAGACCCTGCTGCGGCTACTGACCGACGCCCTGGACCTCAGCCGCGCCGACGCCGGGCAACTGGAGCTGGCCGAGGACAGTTTCTGCGTTCCGGCCTTGCTGGACGACCTTTCGGCGCTGTGGACGGCGCGGGCGGAGCTCAAGGGGCTTTCGCTGGAGTTCGCCTACGAGGGGGCGGCCGGCCAATGGGCGCTGGGCGACGTGGTCCGCATCAAGCAGGTGTTCAACAACCTGATCGGCAACGCCCTGAAGTTCACCCAGGCCGGCGGGGTGAAGGTGCGGCTGGCGGCGCGGCGCCAGGACATCCACGTGCTGATCGAAGGCGAGGTGCGCGACAGCGGAGTGGGCGTTCCCGCCGACCGGTTGGAGCGGATCTTCCAGCCCTTCAGCCAGACCGAGGCGGGGGTGCGCGAGGGCGGAGCGGGGCTCGGTCTTTCCATCTGCCGGCAACTGGTCGTGCAGATGGGCGGGGAGATCCATGTGGTGAGCGACGGGGGCGGCGCGACCTTCCGCTTCAGCTTCCCGCTGTTCGACCTGCCCGAACCGACGCTGGAGGAGATCGCCGCCGAGCCCGACCTGAGCGGGGGGGCCGGGGGCCTGCACATCCTGATCGCCGACGACAACGCCACCAACCGCCTGGTCGCCGAAACCCTGTGCGAGATGTTCGGCTGCACCACCGAGTGCGTGGAGGATGGGGAGCAGGCGGTGGCCGCGGCCGCCACCGGGCGCTTCGACCTGGTGCTGATGGACATCAAGATGCCGAACATGGACGGGGTGGCGGCCACCCGACGCATCCGCGGCCTGGCCGGGGCGGCGGCGCAGGTGCCGATCCTGGCCCTGACCGCCAACGCCGATCCCTGGGATGCGGCCGGCTATCTGGCCCAGG